The genomic stretch GCAAATACCAAAATCCAGGTAATCACAATGAAAGGGAAGGTAAACACCGGAATTTTCTTCTGGATAAAGAAATGCTGAATAATTGCTGCCAGCACACCCCCTACTATAATAAGCACCCAAATCAGGATTGTTGTTTCGAATAAAAAAGCTAATGCCACTCCTACAAGCGCTGCACTGAAGCCATACAATCCGGCATTAATTTCAGACTGAGAATATTTAAGTTTGATGGCAGTAAAGGTCCCAGCTGCTGTTGAAAGTAAAACCGCTATTCCGCACTGCCAGCTTCCCATAAAGATTCCTATTAAAAACAGAAGCCCTGTCCATCTGTTTTCCTGGAGCATAATCTGCCCGATTCCTTTTAAAATATGATCTAAAAAAGGGAGTTTTTTGAAAAATTCGTCCATAGTTTTTTTTATTGTAATATTGATTATATAGATGAGAGATATTTTAGTTTTACATTTCAATATGTCTTTTGCTTCGCAAGTGAATGATGAGTTGCTAATTATTAGTGAAAGAACGACAACTTTAAACTTTAAACTTTAAACAGTTCCATTCTCAAACTCTCCGACGCTAAAACTCTCAAACTCCGTAACTCCCTACCATCCCAGAAAGACCATTCCGATTCCGCAGACTGTTACCACAGCGCCACTTACAACTCCCATATATCTTTCCAGTTTTTCAGTATTGAATAATGTTGAATAGCCATAACGTCCCAGAAGAACCATTCCAAGCATTGTTAAAACAGTAGTAACAGTAAATGAAGTTACCAGAACGGCAATCTCAGGCATTGAATGTTTGACTCCTGAGTAAAATAATAAAGGAATCAAAGGTTCACTTGGCCCCATTACAAAGATCATAAAAAGAACAAGTGGTGTTACTTTTATTCTGGTTTGAGGCATTACCACTTCACTGTGATTGTGTTCATAAACGTAAACATCATCACCCATAACATCGAAATGTTTATGAGGTTTATTCCTGATGGCCTGAATAAGCCCATATACCAAATAAATTCCGCCAAAGATCAGCAATGCCCATCCCGAGAAATTCCCCCTGATATCCTGGAACCAGGAGATTTTATTCAGCTGCCATCCTAAAAACACCCCAATAAAACCAAGGATCAGAGAGCTCAGAACATGTCCTAGCCCACAAACTACTGTTAATATTGCAGTTTTCATTCCGCTCCATTTCTTGGATTTTGAAATCACGATGAAGGGCAGATAATGATCCGGTCCTGAAGCGGTATGTATAAAACTTATTGAAACGGCACTTAAAAGTAATGCCCAAACTGTACTATCCATTTTTTTACTTAATTTTATTTTGCCAGCCTTGACAAGGCTGATTTTGGATTCTTTTTTAAGTTTTGGCTAAAGCCAGTGGAAGATTCCTTTTATTGATGCGGGCTAAAGCCCGCTCCTATTGAATATTACTCTCGGAGATTTTGGAGATTACGCTGATGATTACATATAAAGCCTGCAAAAAATCTGCTTAATCTGTTCAATCAGCGAGAGATTAAACTTTTTATTTCTAGCAGCACCCTTCGGCTCCGCTCAGGGTGACAGAGTTCATTAAAGCAATATTCTTTTACTCCAGTGACCAAAGGATCTCCTGAACATGCAGGAAGAAGTTGTACATCAATTCTCCACCATGTCCTAATGCTCTTACTACAAAACCATTATCTTCCATCGCTGACACTCCTACTTCCATCTCTTCAATATGCAGGGCTGCTGCTTCAACAATCTCTTCGATCAATCCATTTTTATCTACATTTTCCTTTGTACTGTAGAAGATTAAAGTTCCCTGATGGGTATACTGTTCCAGGTTACCGATACTGCTGATCGGAATCAGGTCTGGTTGAATTACCACATTATCTTTTACCACCAGCTTATTGTTATGATAGATTTCCATAAGATTCTGGAAGCGTCTCAGCTTGAAAACTTCTCCATAATGTTTTCTTCCACAGGTAATAATCTCACTGATAATGATCTGGCTGTTTTTTCCGATATGAACATTAGCTTTACTTTTAAAGTTAGAATCCTCATGCGGAACAATAGGATGAGGAACGTAAGCGAAAGAAGTTTCATCCTCCATCGTTACATTCAGTTCCTGAACAGCTTTATCTTCCATATTGAACAGCCTCTGATACGACTGCGACTGCAGTTGAAGAGAAGATCCTTTTTCAAGGGCCACATCCAGGTGATAATGGTCTCCATCCAGGATTCCCGGAGAGGAGCTCATCACCATCTGATAGAGTTTCTTATCACTTTTTCGCTGTCCTACAGAAACCATTCTGAAAGGCAGTGAAACGTAAAGATCCTTCACATATGATTCTCCTCCCTTAAATCCTGCAATAATTTTTAAACGACTATCCATTTATCTTACTAAGTTCGGTTCTTCAATTTCTTCTAAAAGAGCATATTTCTTGATCCAACCGATGACTTTATCCAATCCTTCATCTGTTTTAAGGTTGGTGAAAACAAAAGGATTTCCTTTTCTC from Chryseobacterium indologenes encodes the following:
- a CDS encoding urease accessory protein UreD, which encodes MDSRLKIIAGFKGGESYVKDLYVSLPFRMVSVGQRKSDKKLYQMVMSSSPGILDGDHYHLDVALEKGSSLQLQSQSYQRLFNMEDKAVQELNVTMEDETSFAYVPHPIVPHEDSNFKSKANVHIGKNSQIIISEIITCGRKHYGEVFKLRRFQNLMEIYHNNKLVVKDNVVIQPDLIPISSIGNLEQYTHQGTLIFYSTKENVDKNGLIEEIVEAAALHIEEMEVGVSAMEDNGFVVRALGHGGELMYNFFLHVQEILWSLE